In Lathyrus oleraceus cultivar Zhongwan6 chromosome 2, CAAS_Psat_ZW6_1.0, whole genome shotgun sequence, the DNA window TTCTTGATTGATATCTTGTACTGAGGGAAACCTTAGATATGAGCTTAATGAGGCACatgtggatgcacacactacctacaaaagcaatATCACCACAatagatatatttttggtattttggttagtaaacaaagaaaaataaagtataatacaatcaaaaatgcttgatgatctctcctaatgcaaacccaatgaatgaggggtgaggaggataccaatgtgtgatcccaatgccaatgcaaatgatgagattgaatgaggggtcttagggtcaaaatttgggtcttacacAATTCACTTCCCCCCTTCCCTTGTGTTCGGAGTCACTTGGTTAACACATGTAAGCCAGTAagtttatatttttaaataacACTTTAAAACCTTTATTTTCTTCTATATTTGTCTGTGTTACTATGGTTTTTAGAGAAGGAAGCTATGGAAGGTTTAAAGGATAAAATCTCCATCAATGGTGGAACGTTGGGTAGAGATATCTACTATAAAAAGATGTTAGGGTCTTGGTCCTTCTTGTCTTGTGTTTTGGAGAAATATTGTGTCACAAATGACTTTTTAAAGGCGTGTGAAACTTAAATATATATTGATAACATGCTTCTAATGATGATTGTTTCTTTTTATATTTTGGGAGTCCTATTTAAAATGGACAACTTTCTCCCCAAAGCCCTAAATGCTCTAAGAGACAGCTCATCTGCGTGGGTGGATCAAGAGACATTGGATATTGTTTCCTCATTCCCATTTAAGGGTAGTCTAGATCATACCTTCACTGAGGCGAGTCCTTCTTTAGATCGGGGGGTTCTTTCTCTTTAAGAAAATAAAAAGGATATGCAACAAGTATGATGGGTGTGTCACCCCCTTCATGAATGCATCTTTTTCTTGATTGGTTTTTGCCTCCCTTTTAATAACTTCCAGGTGGGAATTCTAAATCATTTGGAAATTTATCTTTCATAACTACACCCAATGAGTTTGGATTACTTCAAAGCTTTCTAGTATTGGTGTGAGTACAAGAGAAGTTTGCCGAATTTGACACATATTTTCATCTCTTTAAAGCCCAACGAAGTTCCACCGACTCAGCATGGAGTCAAGTCTATTTTCCCGTAGGAAGAATAACAAGATGTTCGAGGTTTATTTTTATAGTGTGAAGAACTTTAAGACTGGTATTATCTTATTACTCACCTTAGCAAGGAGGATCACACTAACATATGCAACATGGAATTTGAGCTTTCTTTCTAATGCTTGTATCGATTTTCCAAGTTCTGGAATTCGAGACATTTCTTGCAGTAATATGAACCTTATGTCTATAATTTCAACGACTTGTCCTAGAAAGAGACCTGCCTAGATTAAATTACTCACCATCTTTGAGGGTTTGGGTTTCGTTGACGATGTTTCTCCTTCTAGGAGGAACGAAAGAATCAAAATAAATAGTTCATAGAAACATGTTTGTTAATTGAAGCCACTACTAAAGAGGAAAGGCATGCCATCTTTGGTGAATGGTGTAGAAATTATCTTATTTTCTTTAATGCTTTCTTGGTGACTATTTCCCTTAACTTTCTTATTTTGTGGTTTGTAGATAAGATAAAATGTCACCAAACAATGCTACAAATGAAGAGGACTCATAAGATTATCTCTTCACTTTAAGTGGTTGTCAATATTCTAGTTACTAAAGGGGTTCCAATTATGGGGTCTTCCATCTGTTTGTACATGCTAACCCTTCATATTCTGGTTCAAATAGAGTTGTGGGGTTCTTGTGACAAGCTTGCGACAGTGGGGGTGCTTTACGCTTGGAGCCACGTGTTGTTGGAGACACAAGTCCTATTATTGAAATACCTCCTGATTGTGGACCATCCGAAAGAAGGCCTCAAATGTTGGGTGAGACCAAGCGATTCTTGGTTTTGGTGGAGGTTCAACGTCGAATTCGGTCCCTTCATTTCCCATACTTCTGATATGTCCTAGTCCCCATGCAGATTGAAAGTTTTGGATGCATATTTCTCGGGCAAGCCAAGGTTGTCTGTCAGAAGGAGATGGCGCAAATAGCATACCATGAGCACAAGGCATCGACTATTTTAGCATTTGGTGCTACTGGGAGGGGGGATATCCTTTTGTCTAAGAGTATCTGAAAGTAGAAAGAAGTGCTTCAGAAGCGCATCAATGCTCTTACTTTTGAGCGGGACCGGTATCCGGAGAAGCTCACCGAGGCGAGTGATCTGCTGAAAGAAATATGTAATGATGCATAAACTTTCGAGTACCTTCACTTCTGGTTGAGAGGGTGCAATCACATGTGCAAGAGATGGAGAAGAATGATAAAGCCATATCATTTGCTCGAATGATAATATCCACAAATGAGGTTTCTCTTGTTGAGGAGGATTATACAATGGACTCCTTTCGCAAAACACTAAAGGATTTTTAGGTGTTCTTGAGCGAGGCTCGGTTAGGTTAGAATAAGGATGTGGACAGCCTTCGGGAGATGCATCTTGAAAAGCTCGAGTTGTCCAAAGAGTATGTGAAGCATGTGGAAGATTGTTTCTATGTTCTACAAGTTTCTTTTTAAAATGCCTTGTAACTGATAGAATGTTTTCATCCCATGGTGCACATTTCACGAGAGCAGATATGTCTTGATCACGAGATGGTGGATGGGAATCCGGTCTTCGTTGGGGATGAGTCAGGCTCATAGTTTTTTTGTATGTTAGGGATGTTCTTACCTGGTGTAACATTTGTTGTAGAAAAGTAAACTCCATCTTCAGGATGTTCTTACCCTGTGTAACATTTGTTGTAGAATAAATAAATTCCAAAATTGTTGCTTTATGGCATATTCCTTATTTTATTTACTTAGTGTCATTTTTACTTGTTATGGTGTTGCTTTAGTTCCTTAAGTTTGTTGTTCGCTTCTCTGGGAATTGGTTAGCGTTTGAGGTCGTGCTTAGAAATTTTATTGAATGTCTTTGGATTTTGTGTCCGGTCAATGGTCGGTACCATTTTCTTACCTCCAAGTTTGAACTTAGTTCGAGGTCGATGTAGTGGAGACTCACCTTTATGTTTTGGAGTGGCTAGCTGCCAATAGAGGGTGAACTCTAATCACCACTTTATTATGGAGTATGTGATCTTTATCTATGTGCCTTTTGTTGTGGAATATTTCTTGCTTTGATCGTAAGATGGTGGCATTTGTGACAACACTCTTGGGCCATACATATCCTAGAAGAaaaatttgtgaaaattattGATTTTCATTGAAAAAAATATTACGTTGTAATAGAGTATGTTTTACTACTCCGTACCAATTTATAAGCAAAAATCCAATATTTCACACTTATTAAGAAAATGTAAAATTTGATGTCTTTTTTAAGATATGTTTTTTGGAAAGATGTAAAAACAATTTTGATTGATGGTTGTTTATGGAAAAATGAGAGAGAAATCaaattaagtgcattttgtgtttaattttaccttgaaaaagatgaattttttagaataaaatagttaaataaaataaagttgatgtttttttgcttataattTATAAAGAGAAAAATGAGTGTTTTTTTACTTATAATTTATAACGAGAAAAATGAGTGTTTTTTTTCTTATAAACGGGTACGGAGGGAGTATGTACTAGCAAAGAGAAACTTAATGACTACTTCATTTAGAGTTATTCCTTACGTCTATGACATTAGAACGATTCATATTATACCTATTTGGAGCACCGGTCTCTTGGTTACTCTCTTTTTCAACCGCTTAGTAAAGAAGACAATTTTAATTTCCATCGCATTTTCTTTAAGATTGAGTTATTAATTCCCTCTCCGTCTAACAATGTTTGAAATGCTAATCGAAGCATTTTAAATATGTTTACTTAAAGCATGTTTTTAAAAACTTTGTTTAGGGCTTTCATTAACCTTTCATTTGCAATCCAAATTAATAATGGAGATCAAATTACTCCACCTCTACaatctcaaaaaaaaaaaatagtgATTCACACACTAATTAATTAGGTAAGCCACTCTCTTTAATACCAAAAACCCAACATTGACTTGAATTGTGGGGTTGGCCCTAACAAAACCATTAAATCACCGAAAACCTTAATTACCTACTTTGTGTCTTAAAAGCATTcttaaaaaaattcaaatcaaaaaACACACTTTTAAAAAATTAAACATTTCATTTTCTATTAAATAccttttttttattattttaaatatttaaagAGTATCTTCCATTCTTCTTATTTTAAGCCCtcaaaataattattttaatgGAGGTTGCTAATACTTCACAATTAATATTTTGAAAACCAAAGCTAAGTCAAAATTTGGATAACTTTATAGCATTTGAAAAGATCTTTGAAACAATTATTATAGTACCACAACCACTTCAAACGTGTACCTAAACATGTTTGACATAGTATAAACACTAGAGTCATTTTCAACCATTTTGCATTTATAAACCCACTAGTGAATTTCAACGCAAGAAAACTTGGTATCAAATTACTAACTCACCCCTAAACTACAACACTTCAATAGATTCAAATATAAGGGTCATTTTAGTCATTAACAAATAACCAATAACAACACTTAAAGGAAAATTTTCACTTAGTACCTCAAACATAATTTGAATATTTAAACAAAGTTATGTTATCTTAAAGTATATTTCtgaataattaaaaaatattaagGTATCTTTTTCTAATTTAATCTAAAATTTGAATTCGAACTCAAATATGATTATGTAGTAGTAGCGTTAAAAATTTTTTAGAGATTTTTATCGCTATTTTGGTTTACCTCAACTCAAGATTAATTTATACAATTGCGTATAGATGATATTTGATTTTTAgctaaaataatatattttttaaaaatatttaaaaaatgtGACACTAAGATTAATATAACTGTTTGCTTTTATGGAAACTTTCAACTACCAAAACCAATAGCACAAGAAAAAGAAGAGGACAAAACATGTAATAATCATCAAGAAGAAGAAAAACACAAGCATATTCTTGTTTAAAAACATCATAGTAATTGTCATTGTAATCTTTGTTCCTTCATGGCTTTAAACATGATGTTTCATCTTCTAAGCCATGTTCTTATTTTCCAAATTTTTCTAATACAAACTCACCATTGCCAACTCAATTCACCTCAAAATCAAAATATTGAAACTTTTTATCCAATTCAAATTCCACAACAATCCACACCACCAAAGCCACAAGCATCACCACCATCATCATCACTAGCACcaacatcaacatcatcatcTACAACAAATTCTTCATCAAACAGTAAGATAGTAACTGCTGTAGCTGCAACCGCAGCAGGAACTTTAGTTCTTTCTGCTCTAGTTTTCTTCTTTGTCCTTAAATGCTTTAGAGCAAAGAAAAAAAATGTGAGGGTGAAGAACAATGACAACAACACTGGTTCTTCTGTAGTTCATAGAAATGTTGTGCCTCCTATTAATGTGTTTGAGAAAATGGAAGGTAACATAAAAGGACTTATTGTTGATGAAGATGGTTTAGATGTTGTTTATTGGAGAAAGCTTCAAGATCAAAACTTTGATAAGGATATGAAAAAGGGTGTTTTTTTGAATAGTCCTAGAAACAAAGATCATGAAGATGATCAAAGGAAGAATAATCAAGAAACTCATTTGCTTAGAGGAAAATCTTCAACTTCACATATGAATATTTTTCCACAAGAATCATCATATACAATTATGAAAATTACACCTCCTGCTCCTCCTCCTCCTATTCAACCATTTTCTCTAAACCTTCTTCCTTCATCACCTAAAAAGCTTTCTACTTTTTTCTCATCAATTCCAAATGTGACAAATCATGCACCACCAATGGTTTCTGATGATACAAAGAGTCAAGAACCACCTCCTCCTCCGCCACCTCCTCCTCCATCAGTAGTACCTGATAGAAAAAGCTCAGCACCGCCGCCAcctcctcctcctcctccacCAATTCTAGATAGAAAGACTCTTGCAACACCGCCTCCGCCACCTCCTCCTCCTTCGCTATCAACTAGAAAGATTTCTACACCAGCGCCGCCGCCACCACCAAAGACAAGTGGATTGAAGTTGAAGTCATCATCAAAACCACCACCTACACCTCTTGAAACAAAGTCTGCCAACAATAAACAAGGGAGTTCTTCAAGTGAAGTGAAACTAAAACCATTGCATTGGGATAAGGTGAATACTAATCTTGATCACTCTATGGTGTGGGATAAAATCGACCGCGGTTCATTCAGGTAATCCTAATATACTATATTTTCTTAAAATAACATAACTAAATTTTGATCATCCGTCGAACAATTCATTGGTCAGACTTTATTTATCTTTTGGCCGAACTCTGGATTATTAGGGCCATGGTCTGAGAATCGGAGGGTTAAGAGAAAAAGAATATTTATCGAtgattttttaaaaatcttcAGGGTTGATGATGGTCTTATGGAGGCTCTATTCGGGTATGTTGCGGCCAAACCAAATAGTAACACTtcaaaaggaaatgaatcaacaaGTCCAAGCAAGGATGCATCAACAAATGCTTTCATTCTTGATCCTAGAAAATCTCAAAACACTGCTATAGTTTTGAAATCTCTTGCAGTCTCGCGAAAAGAAATCGTCGATGCACTCATCGATGGCCAAGGCCTTAATGCAGATACAATTGAAAAGCTTTCAAGAATCGCTCCAACAGAAGAAGAACAATCTCACATTCTCGAATATGAAGGAGACACAACGAAACTTGCAGCAGCTGAATCTTTCTTGTACCACATCCTCAAAGCTGTTCCTTCGGCATTTAAGCGCTTGAATGCGATTTTATTCAGGTTGAATTATGACTCGGAGATCAAAGAAATCAGGGAGATTCTACAGACACTTGAGATGGCGTGTAAGGAGCTTCGAAACCAGGGAGTTTTCGTGAAACTCCTTGAAGCAGTTCTTAAAGCAGGAAACCGCATGAATGCAGGTACTAATAGAGGTAATGCTCAAGCTTTCAACTTGGTTTCTTTAAGGAAACTCTCTGATGTGAAGAGTGTTGATGGAAAAACCACATTGCTACACTTTGTGGTCGAAGAAGTAGTTCGTTCCGAAGGGAAACGCGCGGTTCTTAACCGCAATCATAGTTTGACTCGTGGTTTCAGTAGGAGCAGTAGCAGCAGCAGCATTGGAGACTCTAAGGATTCTGCTACCTCGAATGAACAAAAACTGATGGAATATATAAAACTAGGATTACCAATTGTAGGAGGTGTCAGTGCCGAGTTTTCCAATGCAAAGAAAATTGCTTCAACAGATTACAATAGTTTTGCCGCTTCTATCTCGACACTTTCTGCAAAGATAGTTGAAATTCGACAACTTGTTTCGCAGTGCGGAAATGATAAAGGAGGGAAGTTTGTGAGAGAGATGAACCGTTTTCTTGAAAGTTCTGAGAAGGATTTGCAATTGGTGAGGGAAGAACAAACAAGGATTATGCAGCTTGTTAAGAGAACAACAGATTATTATCAAGGAGGAGGTTCAAAAGACAGTGCAGGAGAACAGGCTCTTTATCTATTTGTCATAGTCAAGGATTTTCTCGGAATGGTCGATCAAGCGTGTATCGAGATTGCACGTAACATGCAGAAAAAGAAGACATCTAAGGCAAAGTTCTAAAGAAAATCTCCCAGCAATTTGTCCATGACATCGAGATTTTTCATGTCTCGGCGACTTCAATGCAATTGCGATCGACGCTGTATAAGTCGTATTTGATTGCAATTTTCCACGACATCAAGAATCGTGACCTGTCAGCAGCCGCAATTTAAAACCTTGTATGACAAGTTAAAGGTTGAAGTCAGCAGAGGCACTAGCACAAAGGACTCTTTAATTGGCCTAACTAATTCAACTTTTTCCTATGGGACCATTTAGACAAAGGAACTGAAAAACTAAGAAGCTAATACGTCCTTGTCCTTGTGATATCATCATTTTTCCACATTTCAACGTGTAAATGTATGTGTTACATGTATAGAGAACTATTGTTCATGAGCATTTTTGAAGTCTAGTGTATATACATGTTGAATTCTTTTGGCAATAACCAGAACTTACTCCATATCTTCTTGTTTTTTATATAGTATTAGGGGCATTCCAATGCAAGGATTATGTTTGAATTCTTATCTTCCTTTGAGAAGATCCCACCATTTATATTCTCTCTTTTAGTAGCTATAGTGAGACATTTTTGGCTTAGAAGAACTACACAAAAATAAGAACAATGTTCTCAAGTATAAAAAACAACTTAagaaagaccttaaaaagataGAGTTGATGTAATTCATGTTCCTCAACATTAAGTGTGCATACCTTAATGATGTACTTCTGCGCGTTATGTAGCAAACTTAATTAGTTTTGGCTTCAAAGATGAGTGAATATAAAGAAACATGGTTTATAATATATTGCCGGTGTTGTCAATCAAAGATCGAAAAAAAATTGTTAAAATTCCACTAAACTAGTGATTTTCTTTTTAAAAAGGCAAaatagataatatatatataaaaatgagaaaatggGTAGAACTCAAAAACAACAAAGTACAATAATAAATGGCACAAGAGGTGCCACAAAGGACAAAAACAACAATTAGAGATATAAGTGAAATAATCAAAAAGCGGTCAAAAAAATATTCGGTCACAAACAAGAGCAATAAAAAAAAGAAAGATTTACAAACTCTTATACAAAAGTCTACACTACAAGACTCGAACAACCGGAGAACCAAGTTAGAGCTCAGAACATCAACCCTGACATCAATAGAACAAGAGACCACACATGAAAACCAAAGCCACCACGCCCCGTTAAGAGGGACTGGCCTCTTGAATCTCTATCGGTTTAGGTATATGATAAGATTCTAAAGTCGATCAGAGAGTAAGGTTGAGTTTGTTGGTGACATGCAAAGAAATCAGTTACAAGTAAACAAAATACTCTTATCCTCTACCTCTTTCACGTTTGTTGGAGAGTCGGAGAAAAGTACATTGTTATACACATAACAAATGGTCCACACCACTGCATGCCAAATCATGGCAATACCCCCCTAACCTTAGCCCTACTTCCTAAGGATCAAAAGATCTCAAAAAGAATACCGGgattcctaggaagaggaacatAAACTCCTAACCACCTAAAGATCATATACCAAGGATCACCCCAAAATGAGGTTTGTAAACTTGATCATATAGCAAGGATCACTCCAAAATGAGGTTTGTAGACATGATCATATACTAAGGATCACTCCAAGATGAGGTTTTTAAACCTAACCCTACCTTCCTAACCAGGTCATCCTCAATCCAATGGGAAGGATCTTCTTTCTTGGATCTTCTTTCTTGGACCCAAGGAAAGATACATCTTTTCACCAATAGGAGCTAGAGCGCAACCCCAAAACCCTACCTCCCCGCAAGGAAGAAACCTTAGAGGCATCATACCGAGCAATCAAAATATCACACCAAAGGCCAGATGCACCTAAAATAAGTGTTCATCTTCATTTGGCTAAAAAGGGCTAAGTTAACCAGACGAAAATCTCTAATTCCCAAACCCCCTTTTCTCTTAGGTTTGTACACATCCTACCACTTCAACCAGAGTATCTTAGCATTCCCTTTCACCCCCACCCCAAAAGAACATCCTCTATCTTCCACACTTTTACAGGCATCTTAAGAAAAAACAGAAAGAAACCATGAATATGAATAGCGTTAATGACATAAGACATAATTAAGGAGAATCATTCTCCCCCAGGCTATCATACCTATGAGTCCAGGAGTGAAGTCTCTTCCACAACAGGGTAGTATAGCACTGTTATAACATTGGAGTAATATTCTGATAACATTTTGCAGCAAATAGCATATCACCTCAAATTTTGCTATAATGTAACAGCTATGTGACAACATCATACATTGTTTTAGCTTTTTAAGAGATATGTGTTCTACAACACGTTAGAAGCATATCAGTCCCCCATAGACAGAAAAACGATGCACAGCCAATTGCAAGAAAATATATGCATTTTCGACATTATTACTATTACGGATATCATACAATAACATTTCTAGTTCGAATTTCATAGAGGGGGCGTGAAGAGGAAATTTGTCATCAATAAATGATGCATATTCCTTCTTCCTACTCCTCGCCATGTTCATAAATAAGCACCTATTTAACTAGAAGAACATTGCTCCACTGTTGCTTACTAAACTAGAATATCATAGTGTTGAATTGTCTCCACTGACATTTTCCCTGAACATATACTACTACCATACACATGATGTATTTAGCTTCTATTTCTTTACTCCTTTCTTTACCTTCACCATTTGTGCAGCTACCGGCGGTTCTCAGTTTTAGCATCACCCTGCATAGTCATGAAAACAGGACAATATCAGCTGCAGGTATACAATCAAGCCTCGGAACTCAATGGATCACAATAGGACTCTAGAATGGAGCACAATTTAGTCAACAAAAGAGTGTTTGGGTTGATTTATTCTTGGAACATTTGTATGAAAAATTATTTTAACTTATTTAACATTATCTAGATCGTGCTGACAAAAAATCACTTTTAGATGCAAGATTATTAATATGATATGtaattattgtttaagtaataAGATGATATAAAACCACTCCGGTCACTATTATAAACAAATCACTTTTAGATGCAACATCATTAATATGGATATGGTATATCTTTTCTTATTGAGTGGAATTTATATGGGCCTCGTTTTCTATTTAGGGGGATCCAATCCTTAATTAAGAAGACCTACGTGAATCTTAATAAAAGTGTGTTACTAGAGCATTTCATAGGAAATTATCTAGATGGTTTGATGAGAAATTGTAGAGGTTGATGGCATTGTTTAGGGAATGAATCCTCTTACGTGAACATGAGACGGAGAATTGTAATCTCTCACCATTCAGAAAAGATATACGAAAAAGGTGGGTCCACCTCTCTCGAATTCGAATGGTGAGATATCACATTTCTCCCGATCCTATGATTTTTTATATACGAGCAGATCTATTCCCATATTCTTAAGAGTACCACAATCCTAGAAATCTTGTTTGACTGTAAAAAAGAACTTTCATCATTATCTAGTTGTATGGACCACCAACCCATATGCTCATTTGGCAGAAAACATGTTAATTTTAAAAGCAAAACAAGACAGCCAGGTCCCATAGATCACTCCTAACTTGATTACAATTACCGTACTCCTTTATTAGTTGTGAAACTCAAGGTTTAACCCAACTTCGATTAAAAGTCAAGTTTCAAATTTTAGTCATTTTCAGGTGTCTCGGGATTGCAATCATTCAGCTGTTACCAAAAGTTATGCTTCAGATTGCTTTTTGGCATTAAGCAACACATAACTTTTCAGTTCAGTTATGAATATGATAGATATGAGTTCAGATGTATAGCACATACCTTTTCTGTTCCACTTTTTGATGCCTTTTGACCACGATAAAAAGTTGGTAGGGGTGTGGCCTTGAAATCATGTTTTAGCTTTTTCATTTCTGCTTCTTTTTCCTCCTATATAAAATCGACGAATATGCTTTGAGAAGTAAGAATGATGAGTCCATCACGATTCGTGGCTCCAAACATAAGGCTAAAAATCAATTCTATAGGCAAAAACTCCAAATCTCAACTTCAAGTTCAAATCAATTATGAAGGCAGAATCAGTACTACTTGAGGACACTCAAACATGTCAAAATCAATACTACGCTTCTATAGTCACTTTTGTCTCTCCCTAAATTGAATTCAATTATTACAATGTTTATATCAAATCTTCTAGACTAAAAAGAACTCAAACAAAAATTACTTCATTTTAAACTCAATTTTAACTAAATCAAATTTAAAAAATCAATTACAAGTAAATATAAGCAAGCACACTTAAGTGAAGCCAATGAAGGAATATAGGAAATGCCAGTCATTGAGAGAAACATTGTGGAATGAGGAAGAGTACCTTCAATTTTGTTTGGAGACGCGTTCTTTGTACCTCATTTGCATTAGGTTTTTCCTCTATTTTTCTTGAGGACTAATTAGCATGAAAGAAAAAACATAAGTTAGTCAGACAAAAACTACAAATAAGGGGTACTTTCAATGTTAAACATCAAGAGGTAGTCCTACCTCTTTTCCTTTCTCTGATTTAGTGTCACGTTTTGGGCCCAAAGTTCGTGCAGGATTTCCACTTCTTTTATTCATCCTCTCAACTGTAGTAGGCCTATTCATAAATAATCACCAAGAAGGTCATCATACAGAAAATTTAATTCCATATACTTTCATCAAAATAGATCTTGGTCGGATAAAATAACCTTATTCACTATGTTGGTGAGATGCATAAATAGTATGAAATTAATATGCAAAAAAACGGATATGCAAAATGCATCAAGTAAATAAATGTGCATGTAAGACGATAAAATCATAAAAGTGCAGATTTGAAAATTTACCGTCCATTTTCTTTACGCAAAGTTGTAGATGTTGAAACCTTTGCCACAGTCCCCCTTGAAGGAACCTGTTCACGTTATACGGAGAAAACCATTTTCAAATCAATGTTGTTTTCCTACAGATAAATATCACCGATAACACCATCTATTAACAATGAACTACAGCATAAATATTTTCCAATTACCTGTATTTTTACTAAAGATCTGTCTACTTCACTGGAAGTTTTCAGCTGGTTGAAACCGTTCTGGAATGTCTTAAATGCTCGTTTGACTATGTCCTTATCCCCCATGCTCTCCATGATGAGAGATTTCCTCATAGTGGTATGATGAGGAACTGGTTTGACTATGTCCTTATCCCCCGTGCTCTCCATGTTGAGAGATTTCCTCATTGCGGTATTTGGAACTGGATCAAGATTACTTGGACCTAAGCTCATAGACATGTGCAAAGATCGGTTAGCAACTTTTTTGTTCTCCACACTGGAAGTAATTTGTCTCTTAGGTAAAGATGGCAAATTTC includes these proteins:
- the LOC127119432 gene encoding formin-like protein 4, with translation MALNMMFHLLSHVLIFQIFLIQTHHCQLNSPQNQNIETFYPIQIPQQSTPPKPQASPPSSSLAPTSTSSSTTNSSSNSKIVTAVAATAAGTLVLSALVFFFVLKCFRAKKKNVRVKNNDNNTGSSVVHRNVVPPINVFEKMEGNIKGLIVDEDGLDVVYWRKLQDQNFDKDMKKGVFLNSPRNKDHEDDQRKNNQETHLLRGKSSTSHMNIFPQESSYTIMKITPPAPPPPIQPFSLNLLPSSPKKLSTFFSSIPNVTNHAPPMVSDDTKSQEPPPPPPPPPPSVVPDRKSSAPPPPPPPPPPILDRKTLATPPPPPPPPSLSTRKISTPAPPPPPKTSGLKLKSSSKPPPTPLETKSANNKQGSSSSEVKLKPLHWDKVNTNLDHSMVWDKIDRGSFRVDDGLMEALFGYVAAKPNSNTSKGNESTSPSKDASTNAFILDPRKSQNTAIVLKSLAVSRKEIVDALIDGQGLNADTIEKLSRIAPTEEEQSHILEYEGDTTKLAAAESFLYHILKAVPSAFKRLNAILFRLNYDSEIKEIREILQTLEMACKELRNQGVFVKLLEAVLKAGNRMNAGTNRGNAQAFNLVSLRKLSDVKSVDGKTTLLHFVVEEVVRSEGKRAVLNRNHSLTRGFSRSSSSSSIGDSKDSATSNEQKLMEYIKLGLPIVGGVSAEFSNAKKIASTDYNSFAASISTLSAKIVEIRQLVSQCGNDKGGKFVREMNRFLESSEKDLQLVREEQTRIMQLVKRTTDYYQGGGSKDSAGEQALYLFVIVKDFLGMVDQACIEIARNMQKKKTSKAKF